The proteins below come from a single Acidimicrobiia bacterium genomic window:
- a CDS encoding FAD-binding oxidoreductase — protein sequence MPDNSKLINELRSIVGEAHVLDGAQDTERHRSDFTGRFKTDHAVVVFPANAGEVAAVLKLCSDKQIAVVPQGGNSSLVGGAVALAGEITLSTNRMAEVENLNESVGEITVQCGVKLAGVHAAANAAGWAYAVDIPSREMATIGGNIATNAAGFGVIRYGPTRSQVLGVELVTGNGTVIDALGGSWRNNTGFNLPSLVTGSEGTLGVVTRARLALVPQLALRTTALIRFKRHTDAASAAETIRKSLPDAEAIELFFDTGLELVCSTLNLPLPFGESEGGYVLVEVAANDDPTSELGAAVEALSGVVDVAVAEDAAGRERLWRYRESFKQALGPIGPAHSLDVAVPGGRLAEFIEAVPAVVAETTADAKTWLFGHGGESSIHVNITGVPMSERAVDNAIFDLVMKMGGTVVPEYGVGRTNPALVSKVRGDDDSNLMRQLKAVFDPAGTLNPAVLFSA from the coding sequence ATGCCTGATAACTCGAAGCTGATCAACGAACTGCGCTCAATTGTTGGAGAGGCACACGTGCTCGATGGCGCTCAGGACACTGAGCGACATCGAAGTGACTTCACCGGTCGATTCAAAACCGATCATGCCGTAGTCGTTTTTCCGGCCAATGCCGGCGAGGTGGCCGCAGTGCTGAAACTTTGCAGTGACAAGCAAATAGCGGTTGTTCCCCAAGGGGGAAATTCGAGTCTGGTTGGCGGCGCGGTGGCATTAGCGGGCGAAATCACGCTCTCTACAAATCGCATGGCAGAAGTGGAAAACCTGAACGAGTCGGTAGGTGAAATTACCGTACAATGCGGTGTAAAACTGGCGGGCGTCCACGCCGCTGCAAACGCTGCTGGGTGGGCTTATGCCGTTGATATTCCTAGCCGTGAAATGGCGACCATCGGCGGTAACATTGCCACCAATGCCGCAGGGTTTGGCGTGATCCGCTACGGCCCTACCCGCTCACAAGTACTTGGGGTCGAGCTGGTCACAGGCAACGGCACGGTAATTGATGCTCTCGGTGGATCGTGGCGCAATAACACCGGATTTAACCTGCCGTCGTTAGTAACAGGGAGTGAAGGAACCCTAGGTGTGGTGACCCGAGCTCGGCTGGCTCTCGTTCCGCAACTTGCCCTACGAACCACGGCATTAATTAGGTTCAAACGCCATACCGATGCGGCGAGCGCCGCTGAGACGATTCGTAAGTCTTTGCCCGATGCTGAGGCCATCGAGCTTTTTTTCGACACGGGCCTAGAGCTGGTTTGTTCCACCTTGAACCTCCCACTGCCATTTGGTGAAAGTGAAGGGGGATACGTATTGGTGGAGGTGGCCGCCAATGATGATCCCACTAGTGAATTGGGAGCTGCAGTTGAGGCATTGTCGGGGGTGGTCGACGTGGCCGTGGCCGAAGACGCGGCAGGCCGTGAACGCTTGTGGCGTTACCGCGAATCGTTCAAACAGGCCCTGGGACCTATTGGGCCAGCTCACAGCTTAGATGTTGCCGTGCCGGGTGGAAGGTTGGCCGAATTTATTGAAGCCGTACCTGCAGTCGTGGCCGAAACCACCGCTGATGCCAAAACATGGCTCTTTGGTCATGGTGGTGAAAGTTCGATCCACGTGAACATAACCGGGGTGCCCATGAGCGAACGGGCCGTTGACAACGCAATTTTCGACTTAGTAATGAAGATGGGCGGAACCGTGGTCCCCGAATACGGTGTGGGGCGTACCAACCCGGCCTTAGTTAGTAAGGTCCGTGGCGATGACGATTCGAATTTGATGCGGCAGCTGAAGGCGGTCTTCGATCCGGCAGGAACCCTGAACCCGGCGGTGCTTTTTAGCGCCTAA
- a CDS encoding MFS transporter produces the protein MPIQLRSRSNFVGADEVKQPRIYFGYYLVLAALMAQFVAMGVGSYILGPFLEPMTLDLGWSRSEFTLARTLGQVITAGCGFFVGTYVDRRGGRRIMLVGTAILATAMASISFVHELWQWIIIYGIAVSAGAAMIGNLVVNVTLSKWFVIRRGRAVGWAAMGVSLAGVALTPASTSLIDHLGWRSAWRVLALGAACIVIPAALTMRRAPEDYGLFPDGVNAEQNAGEAGDRARQDFAESLTRAEALRTSAFYLLVVAFGMFAVTIGVMLLQTVPFMTDAGYSRNTAAFMITLSSVPALISKPAWGYVMDRYPAHILSAIGAATTGISMLIITLGVRAGATNMAYTGFFILGLGWGGLIPLQEVVWASFFGRRYLGAVRSAGMPFALIIGAGAPLLASWYFDTVGNYYGAFFVVAAMNLTSALLLLRVRKPARKGSPVYPT, from the coding sequence TTGCCGATTCAATTGCGAAGCCGTAGCAACTTTGTAGGGGCGGATGAAGTAAAGCAGCCCAGAATCTATTTTGGTTATTACCTGGTGCTTGCGGCGCTCATGGCCCAATTTGTGGCCATGGGTGTCGGCAGCTACATCTTGGGGCCATTTCTAGAACCGATGACCCTCGATCTGGGTTGGAGCCGTTCCGAGTTCACTTTGGCCCGAACCCTAGGGCAGGTTATCACTGCTGGTTGCGGCTTTTTTGTGGGCACCTATGTGGATCGCCGCGGTGGTCGTCGCATCATGTTGGTTGGGACCGCCATCTTGGCAACGGCCATGGCCAGCATCAGTTTCGTTCACGAGTTGTGGCAGTGGATCATCATCTATGGTATTGCCGTATCTGCCGGAGCGGCCATGATCGGCAACCTGGTAGTAAACGTCACTCTCTCCAAATGGTTCGTGATTCGCCGCGGACGCGCCGTGGGTTGGGCAGCGATGGGCGTCTCGCTTGCCGGGGTGGCTTTAACACCGGCGTCGACAAGTCTGATCGATCATCTGGGTTGGCGTTCCGCTTGGCGAGTGCTGGCATTGGGAGCCGCCTGTATCGTGATTCCTGCCGCGCTGACCATGCGCAGGGCGCCCGAGGATTACGGGTTATTCCCCGACGGTGTTAACGCTGAACAAAATGCGGGCGAAGCAGGAGATCGAGCCCGTCAAGATTTTGCTGAGTCACTTACTAGGGCGGAAGCGCTGCGAACCAGTGCGTTTTATTTGTTGGTAGTCGCTTTCGGCATGTTTGCGGTGACCATAGGAGTGATGCTGCTACAAACTGTTCCGTTTATGACCGACGCTGGTTACTCACGGAACACCGCAGCATTTATGATCACGCTTTCATCGGTACCAGCCCTAATTTCGAAACCGGCATGGGGATACGTAATGGATCGCTACCCGGCCCACATTTTGTCGGCGATTGGTGCCGCTACCACCGGTATTTCGATGTTGATTATTACCCTCGGAGTTCGCGCTGGGGCCACCAACATGGCCTATACCGGCTTCTTTATCTTGGGCTTAGGCTGGGGTGGGTTGATTCCGCTACAAGAGGTCGTTTGGGCAAGTTTCTTTGGGCGGCGCTATTTGGGAGCGGTACGCAGCGCCGGCATGCCTTTTGCTCTCATTATTGGTGCTGGCGCACCGCTTCTAGCTTCCTGGTATTTCGATACCGTTGGAAACTATTACGGAGCGTTTTTCGTGGTGGCCGCAATGAACCTGACCAGTGCATTGTTGTTGTTACGAGTTCGTAAACCGGCACGAAAAGGAAGCCCGGTTTACCCTACGTAG
- a CDS encoding ABC transporter permease — protein MSTIENTGRLPLASAEIHSDRIGMSQTISHTVTMAYRALLRLRRTPEQWIDVLIAPFLFTFMFAYLFGGALAGSVSEYLPQLIPAIIAQGVIQASVVTGTQLREDMDTGVFDRFRSMPIARIAPLAGALLTDTIRYFVMAALTMIMGIVIGWRPGGGIYIAVALALVITTAWAISWIWALLGVTARTASTVNGVGMMVMMPIVFLSNAFVPTETLPAWLKTVADANPISHLITALRELMNDGHFGSDVAWTLVGCAVIVAIFAPLAVRGYMRKT, from the coding sequence ATGAGCACCATCGAAAATACCGGCAGACTTCCATTGGCTAGCGCTGAAATTCATTCGGATCGCATCGGGATGAGCCAAACAATCTCACATACCGTAACTATGGCCTATCGTGCCTTGCTTCGGCTGCGACGCACTCCTGAACAATGGATTGACGTACTTATTGCGCCCTTCCTTTTTACCTTCATGTTTGCCTACCTTTTTGGCGGGGCACTAGCCGGAAGCGTGTCTGAGTATTTACCTCAGCTCATTCCAGCCATCATCGCCCAGGGCGTAATACAAGCATCGGTGGTAACCGGGACGCAGTTGCGCGAAGACATGGACACCGGGGTTTTCGACCGTTTCCGCTCCATGCCAATCGCACGTATTGCGCCACTGGCTGGGGCGCTATTAACCGACACCATCCGGTACTTTGTTATGGCAGCTCTCACCATGATTATGGGCATAGTGATCGGTTGGCGCCCGGGCGGGGGCATTTACATTGCGGTGGCTTTGGCCCTGGTCATTACCACTGCCTGGGCCATCAGTTGGATTTGGGCTTTGCTGGGAGTAACCGCCCGCACGGCCTCTACGGTAAACGGTGTGGGCATGATGGTGATGATGCCGATAGTGTTTTTGTCCAATGCCTTTGTACCCACAGAAACGCTGCCAGCCTGGCTAAAAACTGTGGCTGATGCCAACCCAATATCACACCTGATTACGGCGCTGCGAGAGCTTATGAACGACGGCCATTTCGGCTCAGATGTGGCTTGGACACTCGTTGGTTGCGCGGTAATCGTTGCTATCTTCGCGCCGCTGGCGGTACGCGGCTATATGCGCAAAACCTAA